Proteins from a single region of Streptococcus oralis:
- a CDS encoding ROK family protein, with protein MIIATIDIGGTGIKFASLTSDGKILDKTSTPTPESLEDLLAWLDQRLAEQDYKGIAMSVPGAVNQETGVIEGISAVPYIHGFSWYEALAHHKLPVHLENDANCVGLSELLAHPEIENAVCVVIGTGIGGAMIINGKLHRGRHGLGGEFGYMTTIAPAEKLNNWSLLASTGNMVRYVIEKSGQTDWDGRKIYQEATAGNALCQEAIERMNRNLAQGLLNIQYLIDPDVISLGGSISQNPDFIQGVKKAVDEFVETYEEYTVAPVIQACTYHADANLYGALVNWLQEENQW; from the coding sequence ATGATTATTGCAACCATTGATATCGGAGGGACCGGTATAAAATTTGCTAGTCTAACTTCCGATGGAAAAATACTAGATAAGACAAGTACTCCAACGCCAGAAAGTTTGGAGGATTTACTAGCTTGGCTAGACCAACGCTTGGCAGAACAAGATTATAAGGGTATTGCTATGAGTGTTCCAGGCGCGGTCAATCAAGAAACAGGTGTGATTGAGGGAATCAGTGCCGTGCCTTACATCCATGGCTTTTCTTGGTATGAGGCCCTTGCTCATCACAAGCTACCTGTCCATCTAGAAAATGATGCCAACTGTGTTGGACTGAGTGAACTGCTGGCTCATCCAGAGATTGAAAATGCAGTCTGTGTCGTGATTGGGACAGGAATCGGCGGTGCCATGATTATCAATGGCAAGCTTCACCGAGGTCGACACGGCTTGGGTGGAGAATTTGGCTACATGACAACCATTGCACCAGCAGAAAAGCTCAACAACTGGTCGCTACTAGCATCTACAGGGAACATGGTTCGCTACGTGATTGAAAAATCTGGTCAGACTGACTGGGACGGACGCAAGATTTACCAAGAAGCTACAGCAGGCAATGCCCTTTGCCAAGAAGCCATTGAGCGCATGAACCGTAATCTGGCTCAAGGCTTGCTCAATATCCAGTATCTGATCGATCCAGATGTTATTAGTCTGGGAGGTTCCATCAGTCAAAACCCAGACTTTATCCAAGGGGTCAAAAAAGCTGTCGATGAATTTGTCGAAACCTACGAAGAATACACGGTCGCACCAGTGATCCAAGCCTGCACCTATCATGCAGATGCCAATCTCTACGGTGCCCTTGTCAACTGGCTACAGGAGGAAAACCAATGGTAA
- a CDS encoding beta-N-acetylhexosaminidase: MVRFTGLSPKQAQAIEALKSHISLPDVEVAVAQSDQSSISIKGESGHYQLTYRKPHQLYRAVSLLATALVEGDKVAIEEQAAYEDLAYMADCSRNAVLNVASAKQMIEVLALMGYSTFELYMEDTYQIEGQPYFGYFRGAYSAEELQEIEAYAQQFDMTFVPCIQTLAHLSAFVKWGVKEVQELRDVEDILLIGEEKVYDLIDGMFATLSKLQTRKVNIGMDEAHLVGLGRYLILNGVVDRSLLMCQHLERVLDIADKYGFHCQMWSDMFFKLMSADGQYDRDVEIPEETRVYLDRLKDRVTLVYWDYYQDSEEKYNRNFRNHHKISQDIAFAGGAWKWIGFTPNNHFSRLIAVEANKACRANDIKEVIVTGWGDNGGETAQFSILPSLQIWAELSYRNDLDRLSAHFKTNTGLSIEDFMQIDLANLLPDLPDNLSGINPNRYVFYQDVLCPILDRHMTPEQDKPHFAQAAETLAEIKEKAGAYSYLFETQAQLNQILSSKVDVGRRIRQAYQVNDKESLREIARQELPKLRSEIENFHALFSHQWLKENKVFGLDTVDIRMGGLLQRFKRAESRIEAYLAGQIDRIEELEVEILPFTDFYADKDFAATTANQWHTIATASTIYTT, from the coding sequence ATGGTAAGATTTACAGGACTTAGTCCCAAACAAGCGCAAGCTATTGAGGCTTTAAAAAGTCACATTTCCCTACCGGATGTGGAAGTTGCAGTCGCTCAGTCTGACCAATCCTCTATCTCTATCAAGGGTGAAAGTGGACACTATCAACTAACCTATCGCAAACCTCACCAACTTTACCGCGCCGTGTCCTTGTTAGCAACAGCTCTAGTAGAAGGTGACAAAGTAGCGATTGAAGAGCAGGCGGCTTATGAAGATTTAGCCTACATGGCAGACTGTTCCCGAAATGCCGTGCTTAATGTGGCATCGGCCAAACAGATGATTGAAGTCTTAGCTCTCATGGGCTATTCAACTTTTGAGCTCTACATGGAAGACACTTATCAAATCGAGGGGCAACCTTACTTTGGTTATTTCCGCGGGGCTTATTCAGCAGAAGAGTTGCAGGAAATTGAAGCCTATGCCCAGCAGTTTGATATGACCTTTGTGCCTTGTATCCAGACCTTGGCTCACTTATCAGCCTTTGTCAAATGGGGTGTCAAGGAAGTGCAAGAACTCCGTGATGTAGAGGATATTCTCCTCATCGGAGAAGAAAAGGTGTATGACCTGATTGATGGCATGTTTGCCACTCTATCTAAACTGCAGACTCGCAAGGTCAATATCGGGATGGACGAAGCCCACTTGGTTGGTTTGGGACGTTACCTCATCTTGAACGGTGTTGTGGACCGTAGTCTTCTCATGTGCCAACACTTGGAGCGCGTGCTGGATATTGCAGACAAGTATGGTTTCCACTGCCAGATGTGGAGCGATATGTTCTTTAAACTCATGTCAGCGGATGGCCAGTACGATCGTGACGTGGAGATTCCAGAAGAAACTCGTGTCTACCTAGATCGTCTCAAAGACCGTGTAACCTTGGTTTACTGGGATTATTATCAGGATAGCGAGGAAAAATACAATCGCAATTTCCGCAATCACCACAAGATTAGCCAGGATATCGCCTTTGCAGGTGGAGCTTGGAAGTGGATTGGTTTCACACCCAACAACCATTTCAGCCGTCTCATTGCTGTAGAAGCCAACAAAGCCTGTCGTGCTAACGACATCAAAGAAGTCATTGTAACGGGTTGGGGAGACAATGGTGGTGAAACAGCCCAATTCTCTATTCTACCAAGTCTGCAAATCTGGGCAGAGCTCAGCTACCGCAATGACCTAGACCGTCTGTCTGCTCACTTCAAGACCAATACAGGTTTATCAATTGAGGACTTTATGCAGATTGACCTAGCCAACCTCTTGCCAGACTTGCCGGACAATCTCAGTGGAATCAATCCTAATCGCTATGTCTTTTATCAGGATGTTCTTTGCCCTATTCTTGATAGACACATGACACCTGAACAGGACAAACCGCACTTCGCTCAGGCAGCTGAGACGCTTGCTGAAATCAAAGAAAAAGCTGGTGCCTACTCTTACCTCTTTGAAACTCAGGCCCAGTTGAACCAGATTTTAAGCAGTAAAGTGGATGTGGGACGACGCATTCGTCAGGCCTACCAAGTAAACGATAAAGAAAGTCTGAGAGAAATCGCAAGACAAGAATTACCAAAACTCAGAAGCGAGATTGAAAACTTCCATGCTCTCTTTAGCCACCAATGGTTGAAAGAAAACAAGGTCTTTGGCTTAGATACAGTCGATATCCGTATGGGCGGACTCTTGCAACGGTTCAAACGAGCAGAAAGTCGTATCGAGGCTTATCTGGCAGGGCAGATTGACCGCATCGAAGAATTAGAAGTCGAGATCCTACCATTTACTGACTTCTACGCAGACAAGGACTTCGCAGCAACTACAGCCAACCAGTGGCACACTATTGCGACCGCATCGACGATTTATACGACTTAA
- a CDS encoding AAA family ATPase has protein sequence MIEQITNLSRKSFKDYTTPPNFFKKKNILFGYNGRGKSSLALGIIDTFKASVKSETSYRLFNKDYVKDTLLLNDTVSIIKGVRVTFSKNDASIAKTIKELETQKVDVKTLKSSISDKKNNLRIEIDTIHDSNKGKAKINKRKATLGPIEVFNLYIEDLKRAREINSSDEFIASFEPDSESFEKIKQNILSSLFPQLKITKFTNEDKEFLKDVLEKSYEDIKEIPTLELLHWLEQGIELHKDAEHYCLFCQNSFTLDDVKQRVKEYKENEKQKDIERLEKIKGVLKYNLSLLKDENKLKSQLNLINIESGIIEEIINSDNVSRLAELASTIESKIQDMSTTYSFTDSISKFELKVDSVVDKIRKGYRDKIKELDDTINNIEILAKGKICLALVKNNFMLKLIELIREKRELLEIEKRNEQIDSEINKLKEKQSKYTDFMKFLNYVLKNLGIQIKLILEDKNYYLQHTIEECKLTVDDISEGEKNLLSLLYFYFELYNDNKQTKLKKEIELIVVDDPISSLDDANKFYVLEIIKKLLSEKKIQIFVLTHSWDDFCQMSYHFKNNTDAKLFEIYKEPTQQFQSAVRECATNVSPYKKLFIELYELSLKDLNSLNDCDIYHAANSMRRVFEEFLNFKKPNLLPQKTNQKEIEDIFEKATGQHMGNNRKQELGSFLSFINVLSHRPIKSDEILSNSKFIMKFIQQVDKIHFESMRRLDS, from the coding sequence ATGATTGAACAAATTACAAATTTATCGCGAAAATCTTTTAAAGACTATACTACTCCCCCTAATTTTTTTAAGAAGAAGAATATTTTATTTGGATATAATGGTAGAGGGAAGAGTTCTTTGGCATTGGGTATCATTGATACTTTTAAAGCCAGTGTTAAAAGTGAAACTTCGTATCGACTCTTCAATAAAGATTATGTAAAAGATACATTACTATTAAATGATACTGTTTCGATTATAAAAGGTGTTAGGGTAACTTTTAGTAAGAACGACGCAAGTATAGCTAAAACGATAAAAGAGCTAGAAACCCAAAAAGTAGATGTAAAAACTTTAAAAAGTTCCATTAGTGATAAAAAAAATAATCTGAGGATTGAAATTGATACTATACATGATTCAAACAAAGGAAAAGCTAAAATTAATAAAAGAAAAGCCACACTAGGTCCTATAGAAGTTTTTAATCTCTATATAGAAGATTTAAAAAGAGCACGTGAAATCAACTCATCGGATGAGTTTATAGCATCATTTGAACCTGATAGTGAAAGTTTTGAGAAAATTAAACAAAATATATTATCAAGCTTATTTCCACAATTAAAAATTACAAAATTTACTAACGAAGATAAAGAGTTTTTGAAAGATGTTCTAGAAAAATCCTATGAGGATATTAAGGAAATCCCCACATTAGAATTGCTACATTGGTTAGAACAAGGTATAGAACTCCATAAAGATGCAGAACATTATTGTTTATTTTGCCAGAATTCTTTCACCCTTGATGATGTAAAACAAAGAGTAAAAGAATATAAAGAAAATGAAAAACAAAAAGATATTGAACGACTGGAAAAAATAAAAGGAGTACTTAAATACAATTTGTCTCTTCTTAAAGATGAAAATAAGCTGAAAAGTCAGTTAAATTTGATTAATATTGAATCTGGAATTATTGAAGAAATTATTAATAGTGACAACGTATCTAGATTAGCTGAACTTGCATCGACTATTGAGTCGAAGATTCAAGATATGAGCACAACGTATAGTTTTACAGATTCAATTTCAAAGTTTGAATTAAAAGTGGATAGTGTTGTTGATAAAATTAGAAAGGGATACAGAGATAAAATTAAAGAACTTGACGACACTATTAATAATATTGAGATCTTAGCAAAAGGAAAAATCTGTTTGGCTTTAGTTAAGAATAACTTTATGTTAAAACTTATAGAATTAATCAGAGAGAAAAGAGAGTTATTAGAAATTGAAAAAAGGAATGAACAAATAGATAGTGAAATTAATAAATTAAAAGAAAAACAATCAAAGTATACAGATTTCATGAAATTTTTAAATTATGTGTTAAAGAATTTAGGAATTCAAATAAAGTTAATTTTAGAGGATAAAAATTATTACTTACAACACACAATAGAAGAATGTAAGTTAACTGTAGATGATATAAGTGAGGGAGAGAAAAATTTACTATCATTGTTGTATTTCTATTTTGAACTGTATAATGACAACAAACAGACTAAATTAAAAAAAGAAATTGAATTAATAGTCGTTGATGACCCAATTTCTAGTTTAGATGATGCCAATAAATTTTATGTTTTAGAAATCATAAAGAAATTGTTAAGTGAGAAAAAAATCCAAATCTTTGTCTTGACACATTCCTGGGATGATTTTTGTCAGATGTCATATCATTTTAAAAATAATACAGATGCAAAGCTTTTTGAAATCTATAAGGAACCTACACAACAATTTCAAAGTGCAGTTCGAGAGTGTGCTACAAATGTATCACCTTATAAAAAATTGTTTATCGAACTATACGAACTCTCATTGAAGGATTTGAACAGTTTAAATGACTGTGATATTTATCATGCTGCAAATAGTATGAGAAGAGTATTTGAAGAGTTTCTAAATTTCAAGAAGCCTAATTTGCTCCCGCAAAAGACAAATCAAAAAGAGATTGAAGATATTTTTGAAAAGGCGACGGGGCAACACATGGGGAATAATCGAAAACAAGAACTGGGTAGTTTCCTTTCGTTTATTAATGTGTTATCACATCGTCCAATTAAAAGTGACGAAATATTAAGTAATTCAAAATTCATTATGAAATTCATTCAGCAAGTAGATAAAATTCATTTTGAGTCAATGAGACGATTAGATAGCTAG
- a CDS encoding ABC transporter permease, protein MKKFSKTLRDNWIFLLMVLPGALWLILFFYIPVFGNVVAFKDYHMTSNGFIDSIVNSKWVGLDNFRFLFSSKDAFIITRNTVLYNLGFIFIGLIVSVGIAIILSELRSKRMVKIFQTSMLFPYFLSWVIISFFTDAFLNIDKGVFNHFLTSIGMKEVNFYADLGIWPYLLLFLGIWKGFGYSSVMYYATIMGIDPTYYEAATVDGASKWQRIRNVTIPQLTPLVTVLTILAVGNIFRADFGLFYQIPHNAGQLYNVTNVLDVYVFNGLTQTADIGMASAAGLYQSVVGLILVILSNLLARRVDPNSALF, encoded by the coding sequence ATGAAAAAGTTTTCAAAGACCTTGAGAGATAACTGGATTTTTCTCTTGATGGTTTTACCAGGGGCACTCTGGTTGATTCTATTCTTTTACATTCCAGTATTTGGGAATGTGGTCGCCTTTAAAGACTACCATATGACCAGTAATGGTTTCATAGATAGTATTGTGAATAGTAAATGGGTCGGGTTAGATAATTTCAGATTCTTGTTTAGTTCAAAAGATGCCTTTATCATCACTCGTAATACCGTTCTCTACAATCTCGGCTTTATCTTTATCGGTTTGATTGTATCAGTAGGGATTGCCATCATCCTCAGCGAGCTCCGCTCTAAGAGAATGGTTAAGATTTTCCAAACGTCTATGTTGTTCCCTTACTTCCTGTCATGGGTTATCATCAGTTTCTTTACAGATGCCTTCCTAAACATTGACAAAGGGGTCTTCAACCATTTCCTAACATCCATTGGCATGAAGGAAGTCAACTTCTACGCTGATTTAGGCATTTGGCCATATCTTCTCCTTTTCCTAGGTATTTGGAAAGGCTTTGGATATAGCAGTGTCATGTACTATGCGACAATCATGGGAATTGACCCAACCTACTACGAAGCAGCAACAGTGGACGGGGCTAGCAAGTGGCAACGTATTCGCAACGTAACCATTCCTCAGTTGACTCCACTTGTGACAGTCTTGACCATCCTTGCAGTCGGAAATATCTTCCGTGCAGACTTTGGTCTCTTCTATCAAATTCCACACAATGCTGGTCAGCTTTACAATGTAACCAACGTTTTGGACGTATATGTCTTTAATGGTTTGACTCAGACAGCAGATATCGGTATGGCTTCAGCAGCCGGTCTTTACCAATCCGTAGTCGGTTTGATTCTGGTTATCCTATCAAACTTGCTTGCAAGACGAGTCGATCCAAACTCAGCTTTGTTCTAG
- a CDS encoding carbohydrate ABC transporter permease: MAEKKIKKEKIDNVGIHSFSKKADIFFSIISGLIALSCILPFIFVIIISVTDEKSILQYGYSFFPSKFGVDGFQFLAQFKDKILQALFISVFVTVVGTVTNVFITTTYAYAISRTTFKYRRFFTIFALLSMLFNAGLVPGYIVVTRLLQLGDTVWALIVPMLLSPFNIILMRSFFKKTIPEAILESARIDGASEARIFFQICLPLSLPGIATITLLTALGFWNDWFNALLYIKSDNLYPLQYLLMQIQQNMDYIAKAVGLSGQLGVALPKETGRMAMVVVATLPIAILYPFFQRYFVKGLTIGGVKE, from the coding sequence ATGGCAGAAAAGAAAATTAAAAAAGAAAAAATCGATAATGTCGGCATTCACTCCTTCAGTAAGAAAGCAGATATCTTCTTTAGTATTATCTCTGGTTTGATCGCTCTTTCTTGTATCTTGCCCTTTATCTTCGTTATCATCATTTCGGTGACAGATGAAAAGAGCATCCTCCAGTATGGATATAGCTTTTTCCCTTCGAAATTTGGTGTAGATGGATTCCAGTTCCTAGCTCAGTTTAAAGATAAGATCCTCCAAGCGCTCTTTATCTCAGTTTTTGTAACCGTAGTCGGAACAGTGACCAACGTCTTCATTACAACCACTTATGCCTATGCCATCTCACGGACAACCTTTAAGTACCGCAGATTCTTTACGATCTTCGCTCTTCTTAGTATGTTGTTCAATGCTGGTTTGGTACCAGGCTATATCGTGGTCACTCGCCTGCTTCAACTGGGTGATACCGTTTGGGCCTTGATTGTTCCAATGCTCCTCTCACCATTCAACATCATCTTGATGCGTTCCTTCTTCAAGAAGACCATTCCAGAAGCCATTCTCGAATCTGCTCGTATCGATGGTGCCAGTGAAGCTCGGATCTTCTTCCAGATCTGTTTGCCATTGTCACTTCCAGGTATCGCAACCATTACGCTTTTGACAGCTCTTGGTTTCTGGAACGACTGGTTCAACGCCCTTCTTTATATCAAGAGTGACAACTTGTATCCATTGCAATATTTGCTCATGCAAATCCAGCAAAATATGGACTACATCGCAAAAGCAGTCGGCCTATCTGGTCAACTGGGAGTCGCTCTACCGAAAGAAACAGGTCGTATGGCCATGGTTGTTGTTGCAACCCTTCCAATCGCGATTCTCTATCCATTCTTCCAACGCTACTTTGTTAAAGGTTTGACGATCGGTGGTGTGAAAGAATAG
- a CDS encoding ABC transporter substrate-binding protein: MKNWKKYAFASASVVALAAGLAACGNLTGNNKKAADTTSGEKPVIKMYQIGDKPDNLDELLENANKIIEEKVGAKLDIQYLGWGDYDKKMSVITSSGENYDIAFASNYVVNAQKGAYADLTELYKKEGAELYKALDPAYIKGNTVNGKIYAVPVAANVASSQNFAFNGTLLAKYGIDISGVTSYETLEPVLKQIKEKAPDVVPFAVTKNFIPSDNFDYPVPNGLPFVIDLEGDTTKIVNRYEVPRFKEHLKTLHKFYEAGYIPKDVATSDTSFELQQDTWFVREETVGPADYGNSLLSRVANKDIQIKPITNFIKKNQTTQVANFVISNNSKNKEKSMEVLNLLNTNPELLNGLVYGPEGKNWEKVEGKENRVRVLDAYKGNTHMSGWNTGNNWILYINENVTDQQIEDSKKQLAEAKESPALGFIFNTDSVKSEISAISNTMQQFDTAINTGTVDPDKAIPELMEKLKSEGAYEKVLNEMQKQYDEFLKNKKS; this comes from the coding sequence ATGAAAAACTGGAAAAAATATGCTTTTGCATCTGCTAGCGTAGTCGCTTTGGCTGCTGGTCTTGCTGCTTGTGGAAACCTTACAGGTAACAACAAAAAAGCTGCTGATACTACTTCAGGTGAAAAACCTGTAATCAAAATGTACCAAATCGGTGACAAACCAGACAACTTGGATGAATTGCTAGAAAATGCAAACAAAATCATCGAAGAAAAAGTCGGTGCTAAATTGGATATCCAATACCTTGGATGGGGTGACTATGATAAGAAAATGTCTGTTATCACATCATCTGGTGAAAACTATGATATCGCATTTGCATCTAACTATGTCGTAAATGCTCAAAAAGGTGCTTATGCTGACTTGACAGAATTGTATAAAAAAGAAGGAGCAGAGCTTTACAAAGCACTTGACCCAGCTTACATCAAAGGGAACACTGTAAACGGTAAGATCTATGCTGTTCCAGTTGCAGCCAACGTTGCATCATCTCAAAACTTTGCCTTCAACGGAACACTTCTTGCTAAATACGGTATCGATATTTCAGGTGTCACTTCATACGAAACACTTGAGCCAGTCTTGAAACAAATCAAAGAAAAAGCTCCAGACGTAGTACCATTTGCGGTTACGAAGAACTTTATCCCATCTGATAACTTTGACTACCCAGTACCGAACGGACTTCCATTTGTTATCGACCTTGAAGGAGACACTACTAAGATCGTAAACCGTTACGAAGTGCCTCGTTTCAAAGAACACTTGAAGACTCTTCACAAATTCTATGAAGCTGGATATATTCCAAAAGACGTAGCAACAAGCGACACTTCATTTGAACTTCAACAAGATACTTGGTTCGTTCGTGAAGAAACAGTAGGACCAGCTGACTACGGTAACAGCTTGCTCTCACGTGTTGCTAACAAAGACATCCAAATCAAACCAATCACTAACTTTATCAAGAAAAACCAAACAACACAAGTTGCTAACTTTGTTATCTCAAACAACTCTAAGAACAAAGAAAAATCAATGGAAGTGTTGAACCTCTTGAACACGAACCCAGAACTCTTGAACGGTCTTGTTTACGGTCCAGAAGGCAAGAACTGGGAAAAAGTTGAAGGTAAAGAAAACCGTGTACGTGTTCTTGATGCCTACAAAGGAAACACTCACATGTCAGGATGGAACACTGGTAACAACTGGATCCTTTACATCAACGAAAACGTTACAGACCAACAAATCGAAGATTCTAAGAAACAATTGGCTGAAGCTAAAGAATCTCCAGCGCTTGGATTCATCTTTAACACTGACAGTGTGAAATCTGAAATCTCAGCAATTTCTAACACAATGCAACAATTCGATACAGCTATCAACACTGGTACTGTAGACCCAGATAAAGCAATCCCAGAATTAATGGAAAAATTGAAATCTGAAGGTGCCTACGAAAAAGTATTGAACGAAATGCAAAAACAATACGACGAATTCTTGAAAAATAAAAAATCATAA
- a CDS encoding CPBP family intramembrane glutamic endopeptidase produces the protein MKKYQLLFKMSAVFSYLFFVFGLSQLTLIVQNYWQFSSQVGNIFWIQNILSLLFSGVMIWILVKTGHGYLFRIPRKKWLWYSILTVLVVVLQISFNVQTAKHVQSTAEGWAVLIGYSGTNFAELGTYIALFFLVPLMEELIYRGLLQHAFFKHSRFGLDLLLPSILFALPHFSSLPSLLDIFVFATSGIIFAGLTRYTKSIYPSYAVHVINNIVATLPFLLTFLHRVLG, from the coding sequence ATGAAAAAGTATCAACTTCTATTCAAAATGAGTGCTGTCTTCTCTTACCTATTTTTCGTATTTGGCCTTTCTCAGCTGACGCTTATTGTTCAAAATTATTGGCAATTTTCTTCTCAGGTAGGAAATATCTTCTGGATTCAAAATATCTTAAGTCTGCTATTTAGTGGAGTCATGATTTGGATTCTGGTTAAGACAGGCCATGGCTATCTCTTTCGCATTCCGAGAAAAAAATGGCTTTGGTATTCGATTTTGACAGTATTAGTGGTAGTGCTCCAGATCTCTTTTAACGTTCAGACAGCTAAACATGTCCAGTCAACTGCTGAAGGTTGGGCTGTATTGATTGGTTATAGTGGGACTAACTTTGCAGAGCTAGGTACCTATATAGCCCTGTTCTTTCTGGTTCCACTGATGGAAGAATTGATCTATAGGGGTTTGTTGCAACATGCTTTCTTTAAACATTCGCGATTTGGCCTTGATTTGCTTCTTCCTTCTATTTTATTTGCTCTCCCTCATTTTTCAAGCCTTCCTAGTCTGTTAGATATCTTCGTATTTGCAACATCTGGAATCATTTTTGCTGGTTTGACCCGTTATACCAAGAGCATTTATCCATCCTATGCAGTGCATGTGATCAATAATATTGTAGCGACCTTGCCATTTTTGCTGACTTTTTTACATAGGGTGCTTGGGTAA
- a CDS encoding bacteriocin immunity protein: protein MTPLKWFAGGSERRCEAMTIIDHLLEDIKDVPQLAPLKNQLVIYKKRLEDDGTSTPFILSQMNVDISRVLIDNKLGLSESQAKQIKKLRELSAIRYGY, encoded by the coding sequence ATGACACCATTAAAATGGTTTGCTGGAGGAAGTGAAAGGCGTTGTGAAGCGATGACCATCATTGATCATCTATTGGAAGATATAAAGGATGTGCCTCAACTTGCTCCCCTGAAAAATCAGTTAGTGATTTATAAAAAACGATTAGAGGACGATGGAACCTCTACTCCATTTATTCTGAGCCAAATGAACGTTGACATCTCACGTGTGTTGATTGATAATAAGCTGGGTTTGTCAGAAAGTCAAGCTAAGCAAATCAAAAAATTGAGAGAATTATCTGCGATTCGCTATGGTTACTGA
- a CDS encoding rhodanese-related sulfurtransferase, whose amino-acid sequence MAKDIRVLLYYLYTPIENAEQFAADHLAFCKSIGLKGRILVADEGINGTVSGDYETTQKYMDYVHSLPGMEDLWFKIDEENEQAFKKMFVRYKKEIVHLGLEDNDFDNDINPLETTGAYLSPKEFKEALLDEDTVVLDTRNDYEYDLGHFRGAIRPDIRNFRELPQWVRDNKEKFMDKRVVVYCTGGVRCEKFSGWMVREGYKDVGQLHGGIATYGKDPEVQGELWDGKMYVFDERIAVDVNHVNPTIVGKDWFDGTPCERYVNCGNPFCNRRILTSEENEDKYLRGCSHECRVHPRNRYVSENELTQAEVIERLAVIGESLDQVATV is encoded by the coding sequence ATGGCAAAAGATATTCGTGTCTTACTTTACTACCTTTATACTCCAATTGAAAACGCAGAGCAATTTGCGGCAGATCACTTGGCTTTCTGTAAATCAATCGGTCTCAAAGGCCGTATCCTCGTCGCTGACGAGGGGATTAACGGGACTGTTTCAGGTGACTACGAAACAACTCAAAAATACATGGACTATGTTCACAGCCTCCCAGGAATGGAAGACCTCTGGTTCAAGATTGACGAAGAAAATGAACAAGCCTTCAAGAAGATGTTTGTTCGCTACAAGAAAGAAATTGTTCACCTTGGTTTGGAAGACAACGACTTTGACAACGACATCAACCCACTTGAGACAACAGGTGCATACTTGTCTCCAAAAGAGTTTAAAGAAGCCCTTCTTGACGAAGATACAGTTGTCCTTGACACACGTAACGATTATGAGTACGACCTAGGACACTTCCGTGGGGCTATCCGGCCAGACATCCGCAACTTCCGTGAGTTGCCACAATGGGTTCGTGACAACAAGGAAAAATTCATGGACAAGCGTGTCGTGGTTTACTGTACAGGTGGAGTTCGCTGTGAGAAATTCTCAGGCTGGATGGTCCGTGAAGGCTACAAAGATGTCGGCCAATTGCACGGAGGAATCGCAACTTACGGTAAAGATCCAGAAGTTCAAGGTGAGCTTTGGGATGGGAAAATGTACGTCTTTGACGAGCGTATCGCAGTCGATGTCAACCATGTTAACCCAACCATCGTAGGGAAAGACTGGTTTGATGGAACACCATGTGAACGTTATGTCAACTGTGGAAATCCCTTCTGTAACCGTCGTATCCTAACATCAGAAGAAAATGAAGACAAGTATCTCCGTGGATGCTCACACGAGTGCCGTGTTCACCCACGAAACCGCTATGTTTCAGAAAATGAATTGACACAAGCAGAAGTAATCGAGCGTCTAGCTGTAATCGGTGAAAGCTTGGATCAAGTCGCTACAGTATAA